A window of Desulfomicrobium macestii contains these coding sequences:
- a CDS encoding DUF2442 domain-containing protein has translation MEKQLLDVVAVEARPDHCLYLTFENGEKRIFDMKHLLTKPPFHRLKESPFFMLAKVGYGTVIWPGNIDIAPETLYEQSRPADRGI, from the coding sequence ATGGAAAAACAGCTTCTGGATGTAGTCGCCGTCGAGGCCAGGCCCGACCATTGCCTCTATCTCACTTTCGAAAACGGCGAAAAACGCATTTTCGATATGAAGCATCTCCTGACAAAACCTCCCTTTCACCGCCTCAAGGAATCACCGTTCTTCATGCTTGCTAAAGTAGGCTACGGAACAGTTATATGGCCCGGCAACATCGATATCGCGCCTGAAACCCTCTATGAACAATCACGTCCTGCAGACCGCGGCATCTGA